TGAAATTCCGCTTTGAAAATACCGGGCACCTCCGCTTCTTCTCCAGGCAACCGGGCAAGCAGATCACCGGCAATGGCGAGCATCACCCGCTCTCCCTCAGCATTGCCGGCGGGGTTTGATACTGAAAGGTAGTATTTGCCCTTTGCCGCGATGTACTGATAGGGCGTCAGGCAATCATGATGTGTAAGTGTTCCGGAGGCGCGGCATCTGAAACGGGCGATGCTGTATATGCCGTATGCCGCCGCGGCAGATTTCATGCAGTAGAGATCCGCCTTAAAATCAAGGTTGGAAGCCTTCACGTCAAAAACGTGAATCTCCTCAAACCCGTATTCCAGGTAGAGATCCGCCCCGCCATTGATGTAGCCCCACAATTCCTCATTGCCGAACTGCCTGACATTCACCGAGACAAAGCCGGGTATGGAATCAGGATCAAGCGCCGGTGTTTGCTGGGCAAATGCAGTTCC
This sequence is a window from Lentimicrobium saccharophilum. Protein-coding genes within it:
- a CDS encoding DUF6599 family protein; its protein translation is MRLFKLVLLILLAGTAFAQQTPALDPDSIPGFVSVNVRQFGNEELWGYINGGADLYLEYGFEEIHVFDVKASNLDFKADLYCMKSAAAAYGIYSIARFRCRASGTLTHHDCLTPYQYIAAKGKYYLSVSNPAGNAEGERVMLAIAGDLLARLPGEEAEVPGIFKAEFQDSDLRDLKLVTGRLGIQNGFVRWDALFGDLSSFEAWILTVKADGKPYYVAEIRFNDGADREKFIQQNGFAGLATSTEEVNVFRLFSRGQNRLLLTEGAAPATLLENLEKGLY